One region of Niallia sp. Man26 genomic DNA includes:
- a CDS encoding CoA-binding protein, producing the protein MAIENPSREEIGKLLKKAKKIAVVGLSDNPERTSYMIAEAMMKAGYSIIPVNPTVDEVLGMKAYKSLTDIKEHVDIVNVFRRSEFLPEVAAEFEKIDADVFWAQQGLVHEETFHSLKEKGYTVIMDRCIKVEHALTK; encoded by the coding sequence ATGGCAATCGAAAACCCAAGCAGGGAAGAAATCGGCAAACTATTAAAAAAGGCAAAAAAAATCGCAGTTGTCGGTTTAAGTGACAATCCAGAAAGAACTTCTTATATGATTGCAGAAGCCATGATGAAAGCAGGCTATAGCATCATCCCCGTCAATCCTACAGTAGATGAAGTTTTAGGAATGAAAGCATATAAAAGCCTGACAGATATTAAAGAACATGTTGATATTGTCAATGTATTTAGAAGATCTGAATTTCTTCCAGAAGTTGCGGCGGAATTTGAAAAAATCGATGCTGATGTTTTTTGGGCACAGCAAGGACTTGTTCATGAAGAAACTTTTCACTCTTTAAAAGAAAAAGGCTATACGGTTATCATGGACCGCTGTATTAAAGTAGAACATGCTCTAACGAAATAA
- the parE gene encoding DNA topoisomerase IV subunit B: protein MAKNQQPFDYNDDAIQVLEGLEAVRKRPGMYIGSTDSRGLHHLVYEIVDNAVDEALAGFGEEIIVKIHKDNSISVQDKGRGLPTGMHKIGKPTPEVIFTILHAGGKFGQGGYKTSGGLHGVGASVVNALSEWVVVKIKRDGFIYEQRFEDGGKPVTTLEKLGKTNQTGTTIHFKPDPSIFSTTTYNFETLSERLRESAFLLKGLKIELIDERNDVHAVFHYDNGIEAFVEYLNEEKDTLHPVVSLEGESNGIEVEFAFQFNDGYSENVLSFVNNVRTKDGGTHEAGSKTAMTRMFNEYARKVGLLKDKDKNLDGSDIREGLSAIVSVRVPESLLQFEGQTKGKLGTSEARSAVDAVVSEHISYFFEENPDTSTLLIKKAIKAYQAREAARKAREEARSGKKRKRGETVLSGKLTPAQSKNPQKNELYLVEGDSAGGSAKQGRDRRFQAVLPLRGKVINTEKAKLSDIFKNEEINTIIHAVGAGVGADFNIDDSNYDKVIIMTDADTDGAHIQVLLLTFFYRYMKPLVEAGKVYIALPPLYKVSRGSGKKEVIEYSWSDDDLQDAIKKVGKGYVLQRYKGLGEMNADQLWDTTMNPETRTLIRVKIDDIARAERRITTLMGDKVEPRRKWIESNVAFGLEEEGNILENENIVVAEEGDES from the coding sequence GTGGCGAAAAATCAACAACCATTTGACTATAACGATGATGCCATACAGGTGCTGGAAGGACTGGAAGCTGTAAGAAAGCGTCCCGGTATGTATATAGGCAGCACAGATTCAAGAGGGTTGCATCATCTTGTATATGAAATAGTAGATAATGCTGTCGATGAAGCATTAGCCGGATTCGGTGAAGAAATCATTGTAAAAATCCATAAAGATAATTCTATCAGTGTACAGGATAAAGGAAGAGGACTTCCGACAGGGATGCACAAAATCGGCAAGCCGACACCTGAAGTAATCTTTACGATCCTGCACGCAGGCGGAAAGTTCGGACAAGGCGGATACAAGACGAGCGGCGGTCTGCATGGTGTAGGTGCGTCAGTTGTCAACGCCTTGAGCGAGTGGGTTGTCGTTAAAATAAAAAGAGACGGTTTTATCTATGAACAGCGTTTTGAAGATGGAGGAAAGCCAGTTACTACGCTTGAAAAGCTAGGCAAAACAAATCAAACTGGCACGACTATTCACTTTAAGCCGGATCCTTCCATCTTCTCTACAACTACTTATAATTTTGAAACGCTTTCAGAGAGGCTGAGAGAGTCAGCCTTTTTATTAAAAGGACTTAAAATCGAATTAATAGATGAGCGCAATGATGTCCATGCTGTCTTTCATTATGACAACGGAATTGAAGCTTTCGTTGAGTACTTGAATGAAGAGAAGGATACTCTGCACCCGGTTGTTAGCCTAGAAGGGGAAAGCAACGGGATTGAAGTAGAATTCGCTTTCCAATTTAATGACGGCTATTCAGAAAATGTTCTCTCCTTCGTTAACAACGTCCGCACAAAGGACGGCGGAACACATGAAGCGGGCAGCAAGACAGCAATGACGAGAATGTTTAATGAATATGCCCGCAAGGTCGGCCTGCTTAAGGATAAAGATAAGAACTTAGACGGATCAGACATACGAGAAGGTTTGTCTGCGATTGTTTCTGTCCGCGTACCGGAAAGCCTTCTGCAATTTGAAGGACAAACGAAAGGCAAGCTTGGTACAAGTGAAGCAAGAAGCGCTGTCGATGCAGTCGTTTCCGAGCATATTTCCTACTTCTTTGAGGAAAATCCTGATACGAGCACACTGCTAATCAAAAAAGCCATTAAAGCATACCAAGCAAGGGAAGCGGCGCGAAAGGCTCGGGAAGAGGCCAGAAGCGGCAAAAAAAGAAAGCGCGGCGAAACAGTGCTATCAGGCAAGCTGACACCGGCACAGTCAAAAAACCCGCAGAAAAACGAATTGTATCTAGTTGAAGGTGATTCTGCAGGCGGCTCTGCTAAACAAGGAAGAGACAGACGCTTCCAAGCCGTTCTGCCATTAAGAGGTAAGGTTATCAACACAGAAAAAGCAAAGCTGTCTGATATCTTTAAAAATGAAGAAATCAACACTATTATTCATGCGGTTGGAGCAGGTGTCGGAGCGGATTTCAATATCGATGATTCCAATTATGACAAAGTTATCATCATGACAGATGCTGATACGGATGGCGCGCATATTCAAGTGCTGCTGCTCACATTCTTCTATCGTTATATGAAGCCGCTTGTGGAAGCAGGAAAAGTGTATATCGCACTACCGCCGTTATACAAGGTAAGCAGAGGCTCAGGAAAAAAAGAGGTTATTGAGTATTCATGGAGCGACGATGACTTGCAGGACGCTATCAAAAAGGTCGGTAAGGGCTATGTGCTACAGCGTTATAAAGGATTAGGCGAGATGAATGCAGATCAGCTTTGGGATACAACGATGAATCCTGAAACAAGAACATTAATCCGTGTTAAGATCGATGATATCGCACGAGCGGAACGCCGCATCACAACACTGATGGGTGATAAGGTAGAACCTAGACGGAAATGGATTGAGTCAAATGTTGCGTTCGGACTCGAAGAGGAAGGCAATATATTAGAAAATGAAAATATTGTGGTTGCAGAGGAGGGGGATGAATCATGA